DNA sequence from the Alkalilimnicola ehrlichii MLHE-1 genome:
AGCCGCTCCAGTTCCTCGTCCACGTCCAGCTTCTGGGCGATAATGGCCAGCTCCTGCTCCAGGCGCCCCTCGTCCGCCTCCACATCGAGGCTCTCCAGGCGGGTGAGGAACTTCTCCCGCACCCGGTCGTTGACCTGTTCCCGTTGCGCCCTGACCTGGTCCACCAGCTCGCTGAGCCGGGCCGAGCGGTCGCGCAGGATGCGCGCCAGGCGCTCACCCTCGCGCTCGCGGGCGGCCTCGAAACCGTCCAGGCAGTGATCGAGCAGCGCCAATGCGGCGTTGGCCACCGGCTCCAGGTCGGGGTCGCTCTCCTGCAGCACCCCGGGGATACGCAGCAGGTCCAGGCCGGTGGCGGCCGGATCGGCCCCCACGCGCTGGCCCAGGGCGCGGGCGGCCTCGATCACCTGGTCGGCGTAAGCCTCGTCGATGAGCAACCGGCCGCGGTAGTCGGCGGCGGGTTTGAACCGCAGGGTGCACTCCACCTTGCCGCGGCCCAGGCGGGCCCCGATGCGTTCGCGCACGGCCGGCTCCAGGTGGCGCAGCTCCTCGGGAAGGCGCGGTTGCACATCCAGGTAGCGGTGGTTTACCGAGCGCAGCTCCCAGCTGATGCGGCCCCACTCGGCCTGGTGCTGCTGTCGGTCGAAGGCGGTCATGCTGCGGGTCATGGCGGGCACCGTCGTTGATTCGGAAAGCGGGCATTCTAACAGGCCGGCTGTTTGTCGTTGTAACCGCCCGCTGCGCGGGCCCATCATCGCGAGGGCCGGAGGCCCGTGGCGATCCAGGCGGTAGACTGCCGCGTCGGCTTCGCCTCCTCGCAGTGACGGTGGGGGCAACACCCCCGTCATCGCGAGGGCCGGAGGCCCGTGGCGATCCATAGCGGTGGACTGCCGCGTCGCTGCGCTCCTCGCAGTGACGGTGGGGGCGAGGTTCGTCCCGCGGTGACGGTGGGGCGGCGCCGCGCCTTGCGGTGGGGGTGGGTCCGCGTCGCGTCGTGGCTCCCGGCAAGCCCGGCGCCCGGTTCGCCTGTGTTAACCTTCCGCCCCATCGCAAACCCGCAACAGGGAGTCATTCATGCGCCCCAGTGGTCGAAAGCCCGATGAGCTGCGCCCCGTGCGCCTGACCCGCCACTACACCCGCCACGCCGAAGGCTCGGTACTGGTGGAGTTCGGTGACACCCGGGTGCTTTGCACCGCCAGCGTGGAGGAGCGGGTGCCGCCGTGGCTGCGCAATCAGGGGCGTGGCTGGGTGACCGCGGAATACGGCATGCTGCCCCGCTCCACCGGCACCCGTAACGACCGCGAGGCCGCCCGCGGCAAGCAGCAGGGCCGTACCATTGAGATTCAGCGCCTCATCGGACGGGCGTTGCGCGCGGCCGTGGACCTGGAGGCCCTGGGCGAGCGGCGTGTGGTGCTGGACTGCGATGTGCTGCAGGCGGACGGCGGCACCCGCACCGCGGCGATCACCGGGGCGTACGTGGCCCTGGTGGATGCCTGCAACCTGCTACGCAAGGAAGGCCGGATTCGCCGCAGCCCGATCTTCGGCCAGGTCGCGGCGGTCTCGGTGGGCATCTACCAGGGCACGCCGGTGCTGGACCTGGACTATGCAGAGGACTCCGAGGCGGAGACGGACATGAACGTGGTCATGAACGAGGCGGGCGGCTTCATCGAGCTGCAGGGCACGGCGGAGGGACACGCCTTCCGCCGGGATGAGCTGAACGCCATGACGGAACTGGCCGAGCTCGGCGTGGCCCAATTGATCGAGACGCAGCGCCAGGCGCTCGAGGCCTAGGCCGCACGACGGCGCGTGCCCCCTTTAGCAACCCACCGTGATGCCATGAAACGTATTGTTCTAGCCAGCGGCAACCCTGGGAAGGTCCGGGAGCTACAGGGGTTACTTAAGGAGACGGGGATCCAGGTCATCCCGCAGTCGGAGTACTGCGTGCCGGACGCCGAGGAGACCGGGCTGAGCTTCATCGAGAACGCCATCCTCAAGGCCCGTCACGCCTGCCGGCATACCGATCTGCCGGCGCTGGCCGACGACTCCGGGCTGGAGGTGGATTTCCTCGATGGCGAGCCCGGCATCTACTCGGCCCGCTATGCCGGCAGCCACGGCGATGACGTGGCCAACAACGATCGCCTGCTGGGCGAGCTGGACGGCGTCCCGGAGGCGGAGCGGACGGCCCGCTTCCGCTGCGTCATCGCCCTGCTGCGCCACGCCGAGGACCCCATGCCGCTGGTGGTCAGCGGCACTTGGGAGGGCCGCATCCTCACCCAGCCGCGGGGCGACGGCGGGTTTGGCTATGACCCGCTCTTTTTCGACCGGGAGCTGGGCCGCTCGGCAGCGGAGCTGGACGCCCGTACCAAGAACCGTCACTCCCACCGCGGGCGTGCGCTGCAAGCGCTGCTGGCCGCCCTCAGGGCGGAGCCCGCCCGGCTGTCAGGGTGAACCCGCAGGCCGGCACCCCCCCGCCCCCGCTCGGGGTCTACCTGCACCTGCCCTGGTGCGTGCAGAAATGCCCCTATTGCGATTTCAACAGCCACGCCCCGGCCCGCGCGGACCGGCGCGCTGATGCCAGCACCCTGCCCGCCATTCCCCACGAGCGCTACACCCGCGCCGTGCTGACGGACCTGGCCAGCGCCGCCGGGCCGCTCCAGGGCCGGCGCGTGGAGACGGTCTTCATTGGCGGCGGCACCCCCAGTCTGTTCCCGCCCGAGGCCATCGGCGGGTTGCTGGAGGCGCTGGACCGGCGCCTGGGTCTGACCGGCGATGCGGAGATCACCCTCGAGGCGAATCCGGGCACCGTGGAGCAGGGTCGGTTCCACGGCTACCGGGCGGCCGGGGTCAACCGGCTTTCCATCGGGGTGCAAAGTTTCGATGCCGGCGCGCTGCGCCGTCTGGGCCGCATTCATGGCCCGGAGGAGGCCCGCCGGGCGGTGCGGGCGGCACGACGGGCTGGCTTCCGGCGTATCAACCTGGACCTGATGTACGCCCTGCCCGGCCAGACCACGGCCCAGGCCCTGGCGGACGTGGAGGCCGCCCTGGCGCTGGCGCCGGAGCACATCTCCCACTACCAGCTCACCCTGGAGCCGGGCACGCCCTTCCACAGCCGCCCGCCGGCGGATCTGCCGGACGAGGCCCGGCTGCTGGCGCTGGAGGCGGCATGCCGTGAGCGTCTGGCCGCCGCCGGACTGACCCGTTACGAGGTCTCGGCCTGGGCGCACCCGGGCGAGGCCTGCCGCCACAACCTCAATTACTGGCGCTTCGGCGATTACCTGGGCTTGGGCGCCGGGGCCCACGGCAAGCTGAGCGACCCGGCCCGGGACGAGATCCGCCGTGAGGCCCGGGTGCGCATGCCGGGCACCTATATGGCACAGGCGGGCACGCCGGCTGCGATCGCTGAACTCCGGCGGCTGCAAAACGGCGATATCGTGCTTGAATTCATGATGAACGCCCTGCGTCTGGCAGAGGGCTTTCACCGCGACGACTGGCGGCGACACACCGGCCGCCCGACCACCCTGTTTGAGGACCGGGTGGCCGAGGCGGTGACAGACGGCCTGCTGAGCGATGACGGGGGGCGCATCCGGCCCACTCAACGGGGCTGGCAACTGCTGGACGGCCTGCTGCAACGGTTCTTGTGACCCGCGCCAGCCCGCGCTGCCGGTCCCGCCGGCGGGAGGCGACATGACGGCCGAAACCCGGGAACAGTTCATCCAGTGCCCCTATTGCGGCAGTCATTACCACGCCGTGGTGGATCTGTCCGGCGGAGATCAAGTCTATATTGAGGATTGCGAAGTCTGCTGCCGCCCCATCGAGTTCCAGCTCCACCTGGACGCGGAAGGGCACTTCGCCGAGCTGGTATTGAGGCGAGACGATGACTGACCGCCCGGATAACGACGACTACCGGCCCATCTCCTGCGAGCGGTACGCGGAGCTGGAACTGCACATCATGCACGCGCGCCGCCTGCGGGTGGCCTGGCGTACCCCGCAGGGCCAGCACATCGACACCCTGATCCCCGAAGACCTCCACACCCGGGACGGGGCGGAGTACCTGGTGGCCCGCAACCGGCTGGGCGAGGCCTTCATTATCCGCCTGGATCAACTGCAGCGGTTCCGGCCCTTGTGACTACCGGTTCACATTAATACTGCTACCCCAATTCACATACGTTTTAAATAAGCATAGGCTGCACGGGATGAAAGCCCTGCCGATCATCCTGAGCGCCCTGCTGACGCTGCCCGCCACCCTCGGCTGGGCCGCCCCCGCGGGGGCCGACGGCACGGAATACCGCCTGGGGGCGTTGGGCTTTCGTGCACCGGAACAGACGCTCGCCCGCTGGCAGGCCACCGCCGATTACCTCACCGAGACCATTCCCGACGCCCGCTTCCGCGTCGCGCCGATGAACTACCCCCAACTGGAGGCCGCCATCGCCGACGGGACGGTGGACTTCGTGCTCACCAACACCGGTCACTATGTGCGCATGGAGGCCGAGCACGGACTGACCCGCCTGGTCACCATGATCGCCGAGGCAGAGCAGCAGCCGGTGCGCGTCTTCGGCGGGGTCATCCTGACCCGCGCCGACCGGCACGACATCCAGACCCTCTCCGACCTGGCCGGCCGGCACGTCTACGCCGTCGGCGAGGGGTCGCTGGGGGGCTGGCACGTGGGCCGGGAGGCCCTGCTGGACGTCGGGGTCGACCCGGCCCGGGATCTCGCCCGGGTGACCTTCACCGGCATGCCCCACGACCAGGTGGTGGAGGCGGTGCTGGCCGGTGAGGGCGATGCGGGAATGGTGCGCACGGGGATACTCGAGAGCATGGCCCGGGAGGGCCGCCTGGACCTGGACGCGGTGCGGGTGCTCGAGCCACGCCGGACGGCGGGTTTCCCCCTCCAACACTCCACCCACCTTTACCCGGAATGGCCCTTCTCCCGGCTCCCGCACACCCCGGACGCGATCGCGCAGGCCGTGACCATCGCCCTGTTGGAGATGCCGTCCGGGCATCCGGCCGCCCGGGACGGTGGTTATGTCGGCTGGTCGGCCCCCCTCTCCTACGGGGGCGTCCACGAGCTCTTTCAACGCCTGGGTGAACCGCCCTACGAGCACTGGGGCGGCCTGGACCTGCGCGTGGTCTGGGAGCAGCACCCGGCCATCGTCCTGGCCCTGATGCTGATCGTCACCGGCGGCATGGCCGGTGCCGTCATCAAATACCGCCGACTCAACCGCAGCCTGGCGGTGGAGGTGGACCAGCGCCGGATGGTCGAACGGCAGCTGCGCCAGCACCAGGCGCGGCTCACCCACTTGGCTAATCACGACCCGCTCACCGATCTGCCCAACCGGCTGTTGCTCACCACCCGACTGGAGCAGGCGGTTGCCCGCGCCACCGGTAGCGGACAACGGGTGGCGGTGCTGTTCCTGGACCTGGACCGCTTCAAGAACATCAACGACAGTCTGGGCCACGCGGTGGGCGACGACCTGCTGCGGATCCTTGCCGAACGCCTGCGCAGCCAGGTGGAGGCCAACACCGTGGCCCGGCTAGGCGGGGATGAGTTCATCGTGCTGCTGGACGGCATCAGCGATCTCGAACTGGTGGACCAGCAGGCGCGGGAGCTGCTTGAGCTGGTGGCCGAGTCCTTCTCCGTCGGGGGCTGGCGATCGCTGCAGGTGGGCGGCAGCATCGGCATCAGCCTCTTTCCGGACAACGCGCAGGATGCCTCCGAGCTCATCACCCAGGCCGACGCCGCCATGTACCTGGCCAAGGCCGAAGGTCGCAACACCTACCGCTACTACAACCAATCGCTCACCGCCGCCGCCAGCGAACGGCTGGAGACCGAGACCCGCTTGCGCCGCGCCCTGGAACTGGACCACCTGGAGGTCTTCTATCAGCCCCAGCTGGACATCACCACCGGGGCACTCACCGGCGTGGAGGCACTGGTGCGCTGGCGCGACCCCGAGCAGGGCCTGATACCGCCGGACCGCTTCATCCCGGTGGCAGAGGAGACCGGGTTGATTGACCGGCTCGGCCAGCAGGTGCTCGAGCGCGCTTGCCTTCAGGTGGCGGCCTGGGACCGGGACGGCCTCCCGGCCCTGGATGTTGCGGTCAATCTCTCGGCCCACCAGATCGGCGATCCGCGCCTGTGCGCCAAGATCCGCCATGCCCTGGAGCGCAGCGGACTCGCTCCCCGGCGGCTGGTGCTGGAGATCACCGAAAGCACACTGATGACCCAGGCGGAGGGTGCGCTCGGCACGTTGGCCGGGCTGAAGGGCCTGGGGGTGCAAGTGGCCATTGACGACTTCGGCACCGGTTACTCCTCCCTGGCCTATCTCAAGCGCTTTGCCATCGACTGGCTGAAGGTGGACCGCTGCTTCGTACAGGACCTGCCGGAAGACCGCAACGACGCCGAGCTGACTCAGACCATCGTCTACATGGCCCACAACCTCGGCCTGCGGGTGCTGGCTGAGGGGGTGGAGACCCAGGCGCAACTGGATTTTCTCACCCACCTCGGCTGCGATGGCTGGCAGGGCTTTCTCTGCAGCCCGCCCCTGCCCCCGCAAGAACTGGTGGCGCGCCTGGAAAGCAGAGAGGGGCTGCGCCGCCGCGCGTGAACGCCGCGACGGTGCCCGCCCCCCGGCGACCCTACCACCGGGGACCGGCTCGCCGTGCGGGCCGAATAAAAAACGCCGGCGCAGTGCGGCTGCGCCGGCGAAAAGGAGGTCTCCCCTCCTCCCGACCAGGACTTGATCCCGGATTGCCACCGCGGCAGACGGTTAGAGCTCCAGCGCCTCCCGCTCACGGGTAAGACTATCGATAATGCTGTAGATCAACGCCCGGCAGGGCTTGATCATGCCCTGGATGTTACACACCCCCATCCCGCCCAGCCCCTCGGCGAAGGCCTCCGGGACGGTCTCGTCACCGATCCAGGGATAGCCGATACGGACCAGCGGGATACCCAGGTTGTTGATGGCGGCCGCATCGGTCTGCCCGGCCAGCATCGGGGCACCGGGGTAGGGCCTGCCCTCCTGCGCCTCCCAGCCCCGGGTGGCCGAGCGCACCACCCAATGGTCCTCAGGGGTCCGCGAACCCGGCACCGAGGCGTACATCTCCCAATCGGCCTCGACCCCGGGGTTGCGGGCGAGGATATCGCGCATGGCGGCGTCGAACTCCGCCTGCACCTCGGCGGTGGTTTGGTGGGGGTTACAGCGCAGATCCAGGTAGATCTCCGTGGTGGCGCTGGGGAAGGCCGGCTTTTCCGGCCAACCGGAGCGGACCGCGGCGATCCACCCCTCAGGGGCAATCTGACCGCGGGTATGGCGCTCGGTGTAACGGGGCAGCCAGTCCTCCAGGGCGAGGATCACCCGCGCCGCCGGCACGATGGAGCTGCGGAAACCGGGCGTGCCCCGCGGGATCCCGGAATACCCCAGCGTGCCCCGGACCGAGACCTTGAACCAGCACATGCCCGGATGGTCGTGGTAGATCTCCCACCAGGGCTTGAAGATAATGCCGAAATCGGCGGTGACCCCACGCATCAGCATCTGGCTGACGCCGCTGCTCAGGCCAAAGTGGTTGCGTTCCGGCACGAGCTGAGGCATGCCACCGCCGGCGAAGGCGAGCACCGCCTCGCCCTTGAGAGGCACGCCGGCTTCGCGCACGGCATGCACCGCCTCCATGAGGGTGGTGACCATGCACTTGGGGTTGGAAGCCCCGAGGCCGATCACCAGATCGCCCTGGGTGTAGGCGTCGGTCTTCATGTCATCGCGCAGCTCCGGCCCCACCCAGGGCACGTCGCGCGACTCGTCCGCCTCCAGGTGGGTGTCCACCGGCGCGTAAAGCAGCATACGGGCACCCTCACCGGAGCCGGCCAACCGGCCGACGGCGTTGCCGCTCTGCTCACTGATGGTCTGGTACTCGGCATCCAGTCCCATGGCCGACATCTGCTCCACCAGGTACCGGCTGGCCGCTGCCTCCGCCCCGGTGGGGCTGTGGATGCGGGTCAGTTCCAGGGTCCGCTGCTTCAGGCGTTCCTTGTCAATCCTGGCGCAGGCCGCCTCGTACCAGCGCTGTTGTTGCTCCGAGAATGCCATCTTCCGCTCCTCTGCTTAGCGGTGCCCGGGCCGCAGGGCGGTCAAGCCCAGCGCCCGGAAGATCCAGGTGGTGCCGGCCAGCAGTGCGGCATCGCCGCCCTTGCGGCCGACCAGTTGCGCGGCCAGGGGCAAGTCACGCGCCCCCCGTCCGATGGGCAGAGCGACACACGGTGTGCCGAGCAGGGTCCAGGTGCGGTTGAAGAGCGGGTCGCCGGTGCTCTCCAGCCCTTCCGGTGCCTCGCCCGGCGTGGCCGGGGTGAGGATCAGGTCGTAGTCGGCGAACAGGCCATCGATCACCTGCCCCCAGTGCTCACCCAGGGCACAGGCGCGGGCATAGTCGTCGTCGCTGACGGTCCGGCCGAAGGCAAGGAACTCGCTCAGCACCGAACTGAACCCGTCGGCGCAGCGGGCCCAATCCTCGGCCAGCGCCTCGCTGCCCTCGCGGGCCATGATCATGCGCTGGGCCTCGACCAATGCCTCCATGCCGGTCGGGAGCTGCGGCTCCTCCACCGCGACGCCCAGGCCGGCCAGGGCGTCGGCGAAGCCATCGAGCGCCCGGTGCATATCGGAATCACCCTGGCTCCACATTGGCGTGCGCAGGTAGGCGATCCGGCGGGGGCGCACCTGCGCCGACGCCTGCACTGCGGGCTCACTGCTCAACGCCTGGCGGGCCAGGCTCAAGTCCTCCGGCCCACGGGCAAAGACACCGACGGTGTCGAGGGAGCGGGCAAACTCATAGACGCCCGCCCGCGGGATCGCCCCGAACGTGGGCTTGTAGCCAAGCACGCCGTTGAACGCCGCCGGTCGTATCACCGAGCCGGCCGTCTGGGTGCCCAGGGCCAGGGTCACCTGACCGTCCGCAACGGCGGCCGCTGAGCCGCTGGACGAGCCGCCCGGGGTGTGCCCCGGGTGGTGCGGATTCCGGGTCGGTCCGGGGGCATAGAAGGCGAACTCGGTGGTCACCGTCTTGCCCAGGATCACGGCACCGGCCCGACGGAGCCGCCGGACGCATTCCGCCGCACGCAACGGCACGTAGGCCCGATAGAGCGGGCTGCCGTACTCCGTGGCCATATCAGCGGTATCGATGATGTCCTTGATGCCGACCGGCACCCCGCGCAGCGGCCCGGCCTCATCACCCACCTCGTCGGCCTGCCGCGCCGCCGCCAGGGCCTGGTCGGCCGCGACACAGCTCCAGGCCCGCACCGCGTCATCCCGGCGCTGGATTCGCTCCAGGCAGGCTTCGACCAGGCCTGCGGAGGTCAGCTCATGGCGGCGGAGACCGTCCACCGCAGCGGCGGCGGTCATCCAGTTGTAGAGGCCCACGCCACCGGCCCCCGCGCCCCGCCCGTCCGTCTGCCCCAGGGAGGGGCGCTGCAGCGGATGGGAGGCCATACAGGGTTGGAACAAAGACCAGGACATTACGCGTCACCTCCGTCGCGTGGGCGGTCATTCGGGGCGGGCCGCCCACGCGGGGCGGCCCGCCGGCAGGGCTTACTCGAAGGCGCCTTCAGAGGCCTCGGCAAACCGGTAGCTCTGGTCCTTGAGCACGCCCGGCACGCCCTTGGGCTTGCGGGCCAGACCGCGGTTGTGACGGGAGGCGATCTTGCGCCAGGTCACCACCGAGGCGTCCATGTCGGCCAGCTGCTCCTCGTTCCAGCCGGTGCCATCGGCGTAGAAGTTTTGCATGGCGTCGCGGGCGAACAGGTCGCAGTCGTTGAAGCCGTGCAGGCACATGGGCTTGTAGAGGTTCTCAAAGCGGTACTCGAAGTCCTTGCGCTCCTGCTCGTCCTTGCAGTGCTTGACCAGCACCTCCCAGTACTCATAGGTGTCGTCGGTAATGGGCACGTACCACTCGTACTGCACCACATGGTCCTCCGGCCAGTTCTCCACCATGAGCACGCCGGGCAGGTACATGGAGGTGCGGAAGTAGCGGGGCACGGTGCCCTGCGCCTTCACACCCAGCTTTTCGTTCTCCAGGATCGGTTCGTAGTGGTCCGTGTAGTACCGGTTCAGGAAGCCCTTGGGGCCGTTGTCGTCCTCGATCAGCGCGATGGCCTGGTCGGTGACCGGTTTCACCCCCAACGGCAGCGCCCAGTCACGGGCGTGCACGATGGCGTTGTCCTTGTGGATCAGCAGGTGGCCCGGATCAA
Encoded proteins:
- a CDS encoding YicC/YloC family endoribonuclease; protein product: MTRSMTAFDRQQHQAEWGRISWELRSVNHRYLDVQPRLPEELRHLEPAVRERIGARLGRGKVECTLRFKPAADYRGRLLIDEAYADQVIEAARALGQRVGADPAATGLDLLRIPGVLQESDPDLEPVANAALALLDHCLDGFEAAREREGERLARILRDRSARLSELVDQVRAQREQVNDRVREKFLTRLESLDVEADEGRLEQELAIIAQKLDVDEELERLQAHCAELEDALKRREPIGRRLDFLMQEFNREANTLSSKSNDTETTRAAVEMKVLIEQMREQVQNIE
- the rph gene encoding ribonuclease PH; translated protein: MRPSGRKPDELRPVRLTRHYTRHAEGSVLVEFGDTRVLCTASVEERVPPWLRNQGRGWVTAEYGMLPRSTGTRNDREAARGKQQGRTIEIQRLIGRALRAAVDLEALGERRVVLDCDVLQADGGTRTAAITGAYVALVDACNLLRKEGRIRRSPIFGQVAAVSVGIYQGTPVLDLDYAEDSEAETDMNVVMNEAGGFIELQGTAEGHAFRRDELNAMTELAELGVAQLIETQRQALEA
- the rdgB gene encoding RdgB/HAM1 family non-canonical purine NTP pyrophosphatase, with the translated sequence MKRIVLASGNPGKVRELQGLLKETGIQVIPQSEYCVPDAEETGLSFIENAILKARHACRHTDLPALADDSGLEVDFLDGEPGIYSARYAGSHGDDVANNDRLLGELDGVPEAERTARFRCVIALLRHAEDPMPLVVSGTWEGRILTQPRGDGGFGYDPLFFDRELGRSAAELDARTKNRHSHRGRALQALLAALRAEPARLSG
- the hemW gene encoding radical SAM family heme chaperone HemW, which encodes MNPQAGTPPPPLGVYLHLPWCVQKCPYCDFNSHAPARADRRADASTLPAIPHERYTRAVLTDLASAAGPLQGRRVETVFIGGGTPSLFPPEAIGGLLEALDRRLGLTGDAEITLEANPGTVEQGRFHGYRAAGVNRLSIGVQSFDAGALRRLGRIHGPEEARRAVRAARRAGFRRINLDLMYALPGQTTAQALADVEAALALAPEHISHYQLTLEPGTPFHSRPPADLPDEARLLALEAACRERLAAAGLTRYEVSAWAHPGEACRHNLNYWRFGDYLGLGAGAHGKLSDPARDEIRREARVRMPGTYMAQAGTPAAIAELRRLQNGDIVLEFMMNALRLAEGFHRDDWRRHTGRPTTLFEDRVAEAVTDGLLSDDGGRIRPTQRGWQLLDGLLQRFL
- a CDS encoding CPXCG motif-containing cysteine-rich protein, with the protein product MTAETREQFIQCPYCGSHYHAVVDLSGGDQVYIEDCEVCCRPIEFQLHLDAEGHFAELVLRRDDD
- a CDS encoding transcriptional antiterminator, Rof yields the protein MTDRPDNDDYRPISCERYAELELHIMHARRLRVAWRTPQGQHIDTLIPEDLHTRDGAEYLVARNRLGEAFIIRLDQLQRFRPL
- a CDS encoding EAL domain-containing protein; this translates as MKALPIILSALLTLPATLGWAAPAGADGTEYRLGALGFRAPEQTLARWQATADYLTETIPDARFRVAPMNYPQLEAAIADGTVDFVLTNTGHYVRMEAEHGLTRLVTMIAEAEQQPVRVFGGVILTRADRHDIQTLSDLAGRHVYAVGEGSLGGWHVGREALLDVGVDPARDLARVTFTGMPHDQVVEAVLAGEGDAGMVRTGILESMAREGRLDLDAVRVLEPRRTAGFPLQHSTHLYPEWPFSRLPHTPDAIAQAVTIALLEMPSGHPAARDGGYVGWSAPLSYGGVHELFQRLGEPPYEHWGGLDLRVVWEQHPAIVLALMLIVTGGMAGAVIKYRRLNRSLAVEVDQRRMVERQLRQHQARLTHLANHDPLTDLPNRLLLTTRLEQAVARATGSGQRVAVLFLDLDRFKNINDSLGHAVGDDLLRILAERLRSQVEANTVARLGGDEFIVLLDGISDLELVDQQARELLELVAESFSVGGWRSLQVGGSIGISLFPDNAQDASELITQADAAMYLAKAEGRNTYRYYNQSLTAAASERLETETRLRRALELDHLEVFYQPQLDITTGALTGVEALVRWRDPEQGLIPPDRFIPVAEETGLIDRLGQQVLERACLQVAAWDRDGLPALDVAVNLSAHQIGDPRLCAKIRHALERSGLAPRRLVLEITESTLMTQAEGALGTLAGLKGLGVQVAIDDFGTGYSSLAYLKRFAIDWLKVDRCFVQDLPEDRNDAELTQTIVYMAHNLGLRVLAEGVETQAQLDFLTHLGCDGWQGFLCSPPLPPQELVARLESREGLRRRA
- a CDS encoding M20 family metallopeptidase yields the protein MAFSEQQQRWYEAACARIDKERLKQRTLELTRIHSPTGAEAAASRYLVEQMSAMGLDAEYQTISEQSGNAVGRLAGSGEGARMLLYAPVDTHLEADESRDVPWVGPELRDDMKTDAYTQGDLVIGLGASNPKCMVTTLMEAVHAVREAGVPLKGEAVLAFAGGGMPQLVPERNHFGLSSGVSQMLMRGVTADFGIIFKPWWEIYHDHPGMCWFKVSVRGTLGYSGIPRGTPGFRSSIVPAARVILALEDWLPRYTERHTRGQIAPEGWIAAVRSGWPEKPAFPSATTEIYLDLRCNPHQTTAEVQAEFDAAMRDILARNPGVEADWEMYASVPGSRTPEDHWVVRSATRGWEAQEGRPYPGAPMLAGQTDAAAINNLGIPLVRIGYPWIGDETVPEAFAEGLGGMGVCNIQGMIKPCRALIYSIIDSLTREREALEL
- a CDS encoding amidase translates to MSWSLFQPCMASHPLQRPSLGQTDGRGAGAGGVGLYNWMTAAAAVDGLRRHELTSAGLVEACLERIQRRDDAVRAWSCVAADQALAAARQADEVGDEAGPLRGVPVGIKDIIDTADMATEYGSPLYRAYVPLRAAECVRRLRRAGAVILGKTVTTEFAFYAPGPTRNPHHPGHTPGGSSSGSAAAVADGQVTLALGTQTAGSVIRPAAFNGVLGYKPTFGAIPRAGVYEFARSLDTVGVFARGPEDLSLARQALSSEPAVQASAQVRPRRIAYLRTPMWSQGDSDMHRALDGFADALAGLGVAVEEPQLPTGMEALVEAQRMIMAREGSEALAEDWARCADGFSSVLSEFLAFGRTVSDDDYARACALGEHWGQVIDGLFADYDLILTPATPGEAPEGLESTGDPLFNRTWTLLGTPCVALPIGRGARDLPLAAQLVGRKGGDAALLAGTTWIFRALGLTALRPGHR
- a CDS encoding Rieske 2Fe-2S domain-containing protein, whose product is MAADPKVINDKLAKRMYQPYLEAEWGFINHWYPALFTHELEEGDTKGIQICGVPIVLRRSKGKVYALKDQCIHRGVKLSAKPMCLTDDTITCWYHGFTFDLASGKLVSIVAAPDDEIIGTTGVQTFAVEEHSGMIFVFVCDEDWDEDVPPLAADLPLRYPENNERFPHPYWPDTPSVLDEHSVALGIHRKGYANWRLAAENGFDPGHLLIHKDNAIVHARDWALPLGVKPVTDQAIALIEDDNGPKGFLNRYYTDHYEPILENEKLGVKAQGTVPRYFRTSMYLPGVLMVENWPEDHVVQYEWYVPITDDTYEYWEVLVKHCKDEQERKDFEYRFENLYKPMCLHGFNDCDLFARDAMQNFYADGTGWNEEQLADMDASVVTWRKIASRHNRGLARKPKGVPGVLKDQSYRFAEASEGAFE